In Capricornis sumatraensis isolate serow.1 chromosome 2, serow.2, whole genome shotgun sequence, the DNA window TTCCGGAGCTGGGCAGGAACCGGGACTGTGAGGGGCGAGGGGGAATAAATGTGTTGGTGCGGGGCTGCAATCCGCGGCGGGCGTAGGTCCGCTGAAAGGCTGGCCAAGCAGCCACTTCTGTGCCGGGGGAGAGCTTGTTGGCATCGAAAGGGTTTCGGCGGCGCCATCGGGGTTGTTTGGGTTTCTCGCACCAGGAGGGCGGGAGGCAGGCGCAAAGTGGGTAGcggtgggagggggcgggggagggggcgtaGGGGGATTTTAATTTCGTTGCCTCTTTGCCAAGAAATAGCTAGGGCAGTCAGCAGTCGGAGAGATGGACTGAGCAAAACCAGCTGACCCTGGTATTCCGGTGTGcgccacccgccccccccccatcctaaatgtgtgtgtgaatgtattgATTGTTGTCATTGATTTTTCTAAGAAGCCAGGAGGCAGCGGCTGCTATGTGTACACTCAGACACACATAAACACAGATACACAGGCGCACACACAGATTACACACATAGAACCACACACAGGGAACAGCCCCCCACACCCCATGCAAACATCAGGGGACCCACAGGCACACATACCCCCAACGCTGTCTGGGGTATGGGTAAGGTTGCTGAGTACTGCCCAAGATGGGCGGTGGGGCAGAGAAAGGGGAGGTGAAACAGGACTGGCAGTAGGTCATTTccatctgcccccaccccagatcTTCTGCTTTGTCCTCCTAGGGGTCGGAGGAAGAAATCCCAAACCCAGGCACGTTTCCACTGCCACAGAGGAGCAGAGTCCTAGCTCCCCTCCCCCGCTCCACCTCCTTGACCTAGCCTTCCTCGTGCCTGACCTCCAGGGGGGCTCCAGGGTGCTGAGGTTGCTCAAAAATGGAGGAGGCAGACACCAGGAGGTAGGGCTTGGCTCCGAGAGGCCATGGTGATCTCAGGGTGTCACGCCTGCTGGGTCACAgttagggagaagaggaggggcgATCTGAGGGATTTTCGTGGAGCAGAACAGACAGAACTGGGGAGCACCCTAGGGCACCCTCGGGACACTGCGGTAAGTCTCCCTCTCACCCTGGACCCTTAGGAATGTGATTGAGGATGCTGGCCCTGAGGCTGCTCAACGTGGTGGCCCCCGCCTACTTCCTGTGCATCGCCCTGGTGACCTTGGTGCTGCAGCTCTTCCTGTTTCTGCCCCGCATGCGTGAGGACCCCACGGCCGCCCGCCTCTTCTCGCCCGCCCTGCTCCATGGGGCGCTCTTCCTGTTCCTCTCCACCAACGCCCTGGGCAACTACGTCCTGGTCATCCAGAACTCCCCGGACGACCTGGATGCCTGCcagggggctgaggccaggagggcccTGTGCCCCCCGCCCAGCACCCACTTCTGCCGCGTGTGCGCCAGAGTCACCCTGAGGCACGACCACCACTGTTTCTTCACCGGCAACTGCATCGGGAGCAGGAACATGCGAAACTTCGTCCTGTTCTGCCTCTACACCTCGCTGGCCTGCCTCTACTCCACGGTGGCCGGCGTGGCCTACATCTCCGCGGTCCTGTCCATCTCCTTCGCCCACCCCCTGGCCTTCCTCACGCTCCTTCCCACCTCCATCAGCCAGTTCTTCTCCGGTGAGTgggccttggcaggcaggttgggCCCTACACAGAGACCTTCCACCTCAACCCTACGTTTGCCAGGTTTAGCAAATAATATACAGGATGACCAGTTACACTGTAATTTCAGATAAAACGATGCTTAACTTTTCAGTACAAGTATTACCTGAATATTGCAGGGGACATATTCatattagttttttttgtttgttttgttttgttatctaTTTGAAATTCAAACTAACTGGGCATCTATGTCACCTGGcaacctccctctccacccccat includes these proteins:
- the ZDHHC22 gene encoding palmitoyltransferase ZDHHC22 is translated as MLALRLLNVVAPAYFLCIALVTLVLQLFLFLPRMREDPTAARLFSPALLHGALFLFLSTNALGNYVLVIQNSPDDLDACQGAEARRALCPPPSTHFCRVCARVTLRHDHHCFFTGNCIGSRNMRNFVLFCLYTSLACLYSTVAGVAYISAVLSISFAHPLAFLTLLPTSISQFFSGAVLGSEMFVILMLYLWFAIGLACAGFCCHQLLLILRGQTRHQVRKGVAVRARPWRKNLQEVFGKRWLLGLLVPMFNVGSESCKQRDK